A single genomic interval of Spirosoma linguale DSM 74 harbors:
- a CDS encoding alkyl hydroperoxide reductase/ Thiol specific antioxidant/ Mal allergen (PFAM: alkyl hydroperoxide reductase/ Thiol specific antioxidant/ Mal allergen; Redoxin domain protein~KEGG: mxa:MXAN_1564 alkyl hydroperoxide reductase C) — MKNHIVSVGSTFPEFKKLAVVSLDKDKEFYEISSEDHKNAGQWLVMFWWPKDFTFVCPTEIAEFNKKFEDFQDRDTMVIGASTDSEFVHLAWRKNHDDLRGLKFPMLADTSKSLAEELGILEANEKVAYRVTYIVDPQGTVRWVAVNDLSVGRNVNEVIRVLDALQTDELCPCNWVKGEETLTA, encoded by the coding sequence ATGAAAAATCATATTGTATCTGTCGGCTCAACTTTCCCGGAATTCAAAAAACTGGCTGTCGTTTCTCTCGATAAGGACAAAGAGTTTTACGAAATTTCGTCTGAAGATCACAAGAACGCTGGTCAGTGGCTGGTGATGTTCTGGTGGCCTAAAGATTTTACCTTCGTTTGCCCAACTGAAATTGCCGAGTTCAACAAGAAGTTTGAAGATTTCCAGGACCGCGATACGATGGTAATTGGAGCTTCGACCGACAGTGAGTTCGTTCACCTGGCGTGGCGCAAAAACCACGACGACCTGCGTGGCCTTAAATTCCCAATGCTGGCCGACACCTCCAAGTCGCTGGCCGAAGAACTGGGTATTCTGGAAGCAAACGAAAAAGTTGCCTATCGCGTAACGTACATCGTTGATCCACAGGGTACCGTTCGTTGGGTTGCGGTTAACGACCTGTCTGTTGGCCGGAACGTAAACGAAGTGATCCGCGTACTGGACGCCCTGCAAACCGACGAGCTTTGCCCATGCAACTGGGTGAAAGGTGAAGAAACACTAACGGCCTAA
- a CDS encoding alkylhydroperoxidase like protein, AhpD family (TIGRFAM: alkylhydroperoxidase like protein, AhpD family~PFAM: Carboxymuconolactone decarboxylase~KEGG: ade:Adeh_0314 alkylhydroperoxidase AhpD core) — MTTTQNETVVSLLNLVGLNAEGTYPALDALAQADHRYLRDLKINVGNVLNNSQTLTKKETLLLALSVAVNEKHQPLMDSLTDAARQEGATTAELAETIACTSLLSTNNVFYRFRHFISKDYYQQTQPGIRMSIMMNPVLGKEFFELMSLAVSAVNGCELCVRSHEESVLKHGSSEPRIFDAIRLASVIKGLITLL, encoded by the coding sequence ATGACAACTACGCAAAATGAAACCGTTGTGTCGCTGCTGAATCTGGTAGGGCTCAACGCCGAAGGTACCTATCCGGCATTGGACGCGTTGGCGCAAGCCGACCACCGTTACCTGCGTGATTTGAAAATCAACGTGGGTAATGTGCTGAACAACAGCCAAACACTTACCAAAAAAGAAACCCTGTTGCTGGCCCTGTCGGTGGCCGTAAACGAGAAACATCAGCCGCTGATGGACTCGCTGACGGATGCTGCCCGGCAGGAAGGGGCTACGACTGCCGAACTGGCTGAAACCATTGCCTGCACCTCGCTGCTCAGCACGAACAACGTATTCTACCGGTTCCGGCATTTTATCAGCAAAGATTATTACCAGCAGACACAGCCGGGTATTCGCATGAGCATCATGATGAATCCGGTGCTGGGCAAAGAGTTTTTTGAACTGATGAGCCTGGCCGTTTCGGCCGTTAACGGCTGTGAACTCTGCGTTCGGTCGCACGAAGAGAGCGTCCTTAAACACGGCTCCAGCGAGCCACGTATTTTCGACGCTATCCGGTTAGCATCGGTTATAAAAGGACTGATTACACTGCTATAA
- a CDS encoding cytochrome c family protein (KEGG: mxa:MXAN_1611 cytochrome c family protein), whose protein sequence is MKKRIVKIVLGILGAFVLLVVSALAYVKLGLPAVEAAPEVSIKATAAQVEHGRYLANHVASCMHCHSSRDFTKLTGPNIAGTEGKGGEPFLREMGFPGNYYASNLTPDHLGEWTDGEIYRAITTGVSRDGHALFPVMPYMSYAQMDPSDIRDIIAYLRTLKPIKHVVPASESDFPMNFIINTMPTQREPGTRPDTADHVAYGKYITTFAACGDCHTPVDGQGAPLPGMDFAGGREFPLPTGTVRSMNITADKSGIGSWTKEAFIARFKSYADKSKPMPTVHEGEFNSVMPWTVLADMSEQDLGAVYEYLRSLKPVQHKVERFTPKAKLVASR, encoded by the coding sequence ATGAAAAAGCGAATTGTAAAGATTGTTCTGGGTATACTTGGGGCCTTTGTTCTTCTCGTTGTCAGTGCGTTGGCCTATGTCAAACTTGGTTTGCCGGCCGTTGAAGCTGCCCCCGAGGTGAGTATCAAAGCGACTGCGGCTCAGGTTGAGCACGGCCGTTATCTGGCCAATCATGTGGCCTCCTGTATGCACTGCCACTCTTCTCGTGATTTTACCAAACTAACCGGGCCAAATATTGCCGGAACAGAAGGAAAAGGCGGAGAACCTTTCCTGCGTGAAATGGGCTTTCCGGGGAACTACTATGCCAGTAACCTGACACCCGACCACCTCGGCGAATGGACCGACGGGGAGATTTACCGCGCCATCACGACCGGTGTCAGCCGCGATGGACACGCCCTGTTCCCGGTAATGCCGTACATGAGTTACGCGCAGATGGACCCCTCAGATATTAGAGACATTATCGCATACCTGCGAACCCTGAAACCAATCAAGCATGTGGTACCGGCATCTGAGTCCGATTTTCCGATGAATTTCATCATCAATACCATGCCCACCCAGCGTGAGCCCGGAACCCGCCCCGATACGGCCGACCACGTAGCCTATGGTAAATACATTACCACCTTTGCCGCTTGCGGTGATTGCCATACACCCGTTGATGGGCAGGGTGCACCGCTACCGGGAATGGATTTTGCCGGTGGGCGCGAATTTCCACTGCCAACGGGCACCGTGCGCTCTATGAATATCACTGCGGATAAATCGGGTATTGGTAGCTGGACGAAGGAAGCATTTATTGCCCGGTTCAAGTCCTATGCCGATAAAAGTAAACCTATGCCAACGGTGCACGAAGGGGAGTTTAATTCGGTTATGCCCTGGACGGTACTTGCCGATATGAGTGAACAGGACTTAGGGGCCGTATACGAGTACCTCCGGTCGCTGAAGCCGGTTCAGCATAAAGTAGAGCGGTTTACGCCCAAGGCAAAATTGGTAGCGAGTCGATAA
- a CDS encoding ferrochelatase (KEGG: lpf:lpl0468 ferrochelatase~TIGRFAM: ferrochelatase~PFAM: ferrochelatase), which produces MDVSVLQQPVSAPKVYGKTGVLIVNLGTPDSPNVPDVRKYLREFLLDGRVIDIPLVPRSLLVNGIIAPFRAPKSAKVYKELWTETGSPLKYYGHIVERELQQALGNRYVVKLAMRYQSPSIDAGLSEFQKLGLTDIIVIPFFPQYASASTGSVYQKVMDIVKNWQVIPAIRFINRFLEHPKFIEGFAQLGRKYMADYDYDHFLFSYHGLPERQIRKGDVTKTVCKLGDCCDSLQAMNQHCYRAQCFETTRLLVKALNIPEGKYTTCFQSRLGSDPWIKPYTDDVIKALPGKGVHSVLAFSPAFVADCLETTIEVGVEYKEMFEEVGGKHWQLVESLNDSPIWIETLVDLVKTA; this is translated from the coding sequence ATGGACGTTTCTGTTTTACAACAACCCGTTTCCGCCCCGAAAGTATACGGTAAGACGGGCGTTTTGATCGTTAATCTGGGTACACCCGACAGCCCAAATGTACCCGACGTGCGTAAATACCTGCGCGAATTTTTGCTGGACGGCCGGGTGATCGATATACCCCTTGTTCCCCGTTCACTGCTCGTCAACGGCATTATCGCTCCATTCCGGGCTCCCAAATCGGCTAAAGTCTACAAAGAGTTATGGACCGAAACGGGCTCACCGCTGAAGTATTACGGCCATATTGTTGAACGGGAATTACAACAGGCACTTGGCAACCGCTATGTGGTTAAACTGGCCATGCGCTACCAAAGTCCGAGCATCGACGCCGGTTTGAGTGAGTTTCAGAAACTGGGACTGACCGACATCATCGTTATTCCGTTCTTTCCACAGTATGCCTCAGCCTCAACGGGTTCGGTATATCAGAAAGTGATGGATATTGTTAAGAACTGGCAGGTTATCCCCGCCATCCGTTTCATCAACCGGTTTCTGGAGCATCCTAAATTCATCGAAGGGTTTGCCCAGCTTGGCCGTAAATACATGGCCGATTACGACTACGACCATTTCCTGTTCAGCTACCACGGGTTACCCGAGCGGCAGATTCGAAAAGGCGACGTAACCAAAACGGTTTGCAAGCTTGGCGATTGCTGCGACTCCCTTCAGGCTATGAACCAGCACTGCTATCGGGCGCAATGCTTCGAAACGACACGTTTGCTGGTCAAGGCACTCAATATTCCCGAAGGCAAATACACAACCTGTTTTCAATCGCGGCTGGGCAGCGACCCCTGGATTAAGCCATATACCGACGATGTAATCAAAGCCTTACCGGGCAAAGGGGTACATAGTGTCCTGGCTTTCTCGCCCGCTTTTGTTGCCGATTGTCTGGAAACGACTATTGAAGTAGGCGTTGAGTATAAAGAGATGTTTGAAGAAGTTGGTGGCAAGCACTGGCAACTGGTCGAAAGCCTGAACGATAGCCCAATCTGGATTGAAACGCTGGTCGATCTGGTGAAAACTGCCTAA
- a CDS encoding transcriptional regulator, LysR family (PFAM: LysR substrate-binding; regulatory protein LysR~KEGG: bba:Bd2619 LysR family transcriptional regulator), translated as MTLTQLDYIVAVDTYRHFATAAEACHVTQPTLSMQIQKLEDELGILVFDRSKQPVVPTETGQAVLAQARDVLRAAKRIPEIVSESKEDFRGDFRIGIIPTLAPYLLPYFIGEFVGKYPAVSVHIQELVTEQVVEKLRNGLIDVGLVVTPLEENGITEMPLFQEPFVAYAADSNPLLTKATVSSADLLSDGLWLLTEGHCFRTQVMNLCGADRHSNGKTTLRYETGSLETLIKLIDKQDGFTLLPYLATLDMDAARQARLRPFDAPSPVREVSIVMHRSFLKRQLINALKQEIMAHLPPEITGVSKGGRVASVR; from the coding sequence ATGACCCTTACTCAACTAGACTATATTGTTGCCGTAGATACCTACCGGCATTTTGCAACGGCTGCGGAGGCCTGTCATGTTACCCAGCCAACGCTTAGTATGCAAATCCAGAAGCTGGAAGATGAACTGGGTATTCTGGTATTTGATCGCTCGAAACAGCCCGTTGTACCCACCGAAACCGGACAGGCGGTGCTGGCTCAGGCACGGGATGTACTGCGGGCGGCCAAGCGTATTCCCGAAATTGTGAGTGAATCGAAAGAAGATTTCAGGGGAGACTTCCGGATTGGCATTATCCCAACCCTGGCCCCTTATCTGCTGCCTTACTTCATTGGCGAATTCGTTGGGAAGTATCCGGCCGTATCGGTACACATTCAGGAACTGGTAACGGAGCAGGTAGTTGAAAAGCTTCGGAACGGATTGATTGATGTGGGACTGGTAGTAACACCGCTGGAAGAGAACGGGATCACCGAAATGCCGCTGTTTCAGGAGCCTTTTGTTGCCTATGCGGCCGATTCGAATCCGTTGTTGACCAAGGCTACTGTATCATCGGCCGACTTGCTTTCCGATGGTTTGTGGTTACTGACCGAAGGACACTGTTTCCGTACGCAGGTGATGAACCTGTGTGGGGCCGACCGTCACTCGAACGGCAAAACGACGTTACGCTACGAGACCGGTTCCCTAGAAACGCTCATTAAACTGATTGATAAGCAGGATGGATTTACCTTGCTTCCGTACCTCGCCACGCTCGATATGGATGCGGCCCGCCAGGCACGGCTTCGCCCGTTCGATGCTCCCTCGCCGGTGCGTGAAGTTAGCATTGTAATGCACCGCAGCTTTCTGAAACGCCAACTCATCAACGCCTTAAAGCAGGAAATTATGGCCCACCTGCCTCCCGAAATAACCGGAGTGTCAAAAGGCGGACGTGTAGCCAGTGTGCGATAA
- a CDS encoding hypothetical protein (KEGG: sdn:Sden_0928 hypothetical protein): MRGRVFFRYSLLALVAVPISFLWLFPQVIRCMRVSYSSDFRLLDKTGNVYSSRTATAKQQAELREHTQTARQRIRRFWGDKQGQAILIYSPNQDEYETYCAGGEGAGCSIGTPWGTSYLVLGPEGNNADVIAHELCHDELFARLGWWRVKREIPQWFNEGLALMVDYRFSNPSVWEQPDSLTSMESFADEATLEPFSHYPMLKLADLESTREFFGGNSIHTMLAYETAAAEVARWLAVVGRAGVPTLTNAIKAGNGFRQTYQQLERNKRERAMKARKRPGN, encoded by the coding sequence ATGCGTGGACGTGTATTTTTCCGCTATAGTTTGCTAGCGCTGGTTGCGGTGCCCATCAGCTTTCTATGGCTTTTTCCGCAGGTGATCCGGTGTATGCGCGTTAGCTACTCGTCAGACTTCCGGCTGCTCGACAAAACCGGCAACGTGTACAGTAGCCGCACGGCCACCGCTAAGCAACAGGCAGAACTTCGTGAACATACCCAAACGGCCCGGCAGCGCATCCGCCGATTCTGGGGCGATAAACAAGGACAGGCCATACTCATTTACAGCCCCAATCAGGATGAATACGAAACGTACTGCGCCGGGGGCGAAGGCGCTGGCTGTAGTATTGGCACACCCTGGGGAACGTCGTACCTCGTTCTGGGTCCGGAAGGTAACAATGCCGATGTGATCGCTCATGAACTTTGCCACGACGAACTTTTCGCACGGCTGGGCTGGTGGCGGGTCAAACGGGAAATTCCGCAATGGTTCAACGAAGGGCTTGCCCTGATGGTCGATTACCGCTTTAGTAACCCATCGGTATGGGAACAACCCGACAGCCTGACGTCGATGGAGTCGTTTGCCGATGAGGCTACCCTGGAGCCGTTTTCGCACTACCCGATGCTGAAACTTGCCGACCTTGAATCTACCCGCGAATTCTTTGGCGGTAATTCTATTCACACGATGCTGGCCTATGAAACCGCAGCCGCCGAGGTAGCTCGCTGGCTGGCTGTAGTTGGGCGGGCGGGCGTACCAACGCTCACCAACGCCATCAAAGCCGGCAACGGGTTTCGCCAAACCTACCAGCAGTTGGAACGCAACAAACGGGAGCGGGCTATGAAAGCCCGTAAACGACCGGGCAACTAA
- a CDS encoding NUDIX hydrolase (PFAM: NUDIX hydrolase~KEGG: scl:sce2352 hypothetical protein), whose translation MSHQLSPEEVSPAGVDFLPGLALDFVIFGFHQNQLKILLLEYRNTGLFALPGGFIRQNENLNDAARRVLAERTSLTDIFLEQFYTFGDLARYDVAPMRAIMEAKGITPTDNHWLLRRFVSVGYYALIDFTKAVPIPDSLSDTCTWYELTALPTLIQDHRLIVQKALETLRADLDQKLTGFNQWAAPLLSDIFTMADLQRLYETILGQPLHRSSFQRKMLSLGILERLDKKYGGGAHKAPYLYRFKTDTNPGPIE comes from the coding sequence ATGTCTCACCAATTATCTCCGGAAGAGGTAAGCCCCGCTGGCGTTGACTTTCTGCCGGGTCTCGCGCTGGACTTTGTCATATTCGGATTTCATCAGAACCAACTGAAGATTCTGTTGCTGGAATATCGGAATACGGGCCTGTTTGCCTTACCCGGCGGGTTTATCCGGCAGAACGAAAATTTAAACGATGCCGCCCGGCGGGTACTGGCTGAGCGCACCAGTCTGACCGATATTTTTCTGGAGCAATTTTATACGTTTGGCGATCTCGCCCGGTACGATGTTGCCCCTATGCGGGCCATTATGGAGGCCAAGGGGATCACTCCTACCGATAACCACTGGCTTTTGCGCCGTTTTGTGTCTGTAGGCTACTATGCTCTCATTGACTTCACGAAAGCGGTACCTATTCCCGATTCCCTGTCCGATACCTGTACATGGTATGAACTAACGGCATTGCCAACGCTCATACAGGACCATCGACTCATTGTTCAGAAAGCACTGGAAACGTTGCGAGCCGACCTCGACCAGAAGTTGACTGGCTTTAACCAATGGGCAGCCCCGCTCCTGTCCGACATATTTACGATGGCCGATCTACAACGTCTTTACGAAACAATTCTGGGCCAGCCCCTGCACCGTTCCAGTTTTCAACGAAAGATGCTTAGCTTGGGAATTTTGGAGCGGCTTGATAAAAAGTATGGCGGTGGCGCTCACAAAGCACCTTATCTGTACCGATTCAAGACCGACACTAACCCAGGACCCATTGAGTAA
- a CDS encoding Carboxylesterase (PFAM: Carboxylesterase type B~KEGG: pat:Patl_0510 carboxylesterase): MNRIFFLILSTISLAHLATAQSAKAPQAKTANGVVEGVVEPSGIRSFKGVPFAQPPVGELRWKEPQPVKNWQGVRKADKFGPRAMQRPIFGDMGFRSNGMSEDCLYLNVWTPAKSANEKLPVLVYFYGGGFVAGDGSEARYDGESMARKGIVALTVNYRLGVFGFFAHPELTKESPNHSSGNYGYLDQAAALKWVKENIAAFGGDPNRVTIAGESAGSISVSALMVSPLSKGLFAQAIGESGSLLGGLPPTSLAKGEEAGTKFATEAAGANTLTELRAMPAEKLLEATAKPGVPWFTSTIDGYFFPKLPLEIFEAGQQAHVPLLVGWNSEEMNYRAVMGQEKPTPENYANALKKLYKEQADEVLKLYPGTTEAEILESATALASDRFLAYSTWKWADMQAKTGGGKPVYRYYYSRPRPAMTPAMGNAAPGLAGGVVKSTDANAMKVAPASGAVHSAEIEYAMGNLPSNKVYAWTPDDYKVSEVMQNFFANFIKTGNPNGPGLPKWPAANVGNSVQYMHIDVNTRLETEKNRARYLFLDQSFGK, translated from the coding sequence ATGAACCGTATTTTTTTTCTGATTTTATCAACTATTTCGCTGGCCCACCTGGCTACTGCCCAGTCAGCGAAGGCTCCACAAGCCAAAACGGCCAATGGTGTCGTTGAGGGGGTTGTTGAACCGAGTGGTATCCGTTCCTTTAAAGGCGTTCCCTTTGCGCAGCCCCCCGTAGGTGAACTGCGCTGGAAAGAGCCCCAGCCCGTCAAAAACTGGCAGGGTGTGCGTAAAGCAGATAAGTTTGGTCCCCGCGCCATGCAACGGCCCATTTTTGGCGACATGGGGTTCCGGTCCAACGGCATGAGCGAAGATTGTCTCTATCTGAACGTTTGGACGCCCGCCAAATCGGCCAACGAGAAATTGCCCGTTCTGGTGTATTTCTACGGGGGCGGCTTTGTGGCCGGCGACGGTTCGGAAGCTCGCTACGATGGCGAAAGTATGGCGCGTAAGGGCATTGTTGCCTTAACGGTCAATTACCGACTCGGTGTGTTTGGCTTCTTCGCGCACCCTGAGCTGACAAAAGAATCACCGAATCATTCGTCAGGTAACTATGGGTATCTGGACCAGGCCGCAGCCCTTAAGTGGGTAAAGGAGAATATTGCAGCGTTCGGCGGTGATCCCAATCGAGTAACTATTGCGGGCGAATCGGCCGGGTCAATTTCGGTCAGTGCGCTGATGGTTTCTCCGTTATCCAAAGGGCTGTTTGCCCAGGCTATCGGCGAGAGTGGTTCGTTGCTGGGCGGGCTTCCGCCAACGTCGCTGGCTAAGGGCGAAGAGGCAGGTACCAAATTTGCAACGGAGGCTGCCGGTGCCAATACTCTTACTGAACTGCGGGCCATGCCAGCCGAGAAATTACTCGAAGCCACTGCCAAGCCCGGTGTCCCCTGGTTTACGTCGACCATTGACGGCTACTTCTTTCCAAAACTGCCCCTTGAGATTTTTGAGGCTGGCCAACAGGCACACGTGCCCCTGCTGGTTGGCTGGAATTCGGAAGAAATGAATTATCGTGCGGTGATGGGTCAGGAAAAACCAACGCCTGAAAACTATGCCAATGCTTTGAAGAAACTTTACAAGGAGCAGGCCGATGAGGTGTTAAAATTATACCCAGGTACTACGGAGGCCGAAATTCTGGAATCGGCTACGGCGCTGGCCAGCGACCGTTTTCTGGCCTACAGCACCTGGAAGTGGGCCGATATGCAAGCCAAAACCGGCGGTGGCAAACCCGTTTATCGGTATTATTACTCCCGGCCACGTCCGGCTATGACGCCTGCTATGGGCAATGCCGCTCCCGGTTTGGCTGGTGGCGTGGTAAAATCAACGGATGCGAATGCCATGAAAGTGGCCCCTGCCAGTGGGGCAGTACACTCGGCCGAAATTGAATATGCGATGGGCAACCTGCCTTCAAACAAAGTATACGCCTGGACCCCCGACGATTATAAAGTGTCGGAGGTGATGCAGAATTTCTTCGCTAATTTCATTAAAACCGGGAATCCAAACGGGCCGGGCTTGCCCAAATGGCCTGCTGCCAATGTGGGCAACAGTGTTCAATACATGCACATCGATGTAAACACCCGACTCGAAACGGAGAAAAATAGAGCCCGTTACCTCTTCCTCGACCAGTCGTTTGGTAAATAG